The Proteiniphilum propionicum genome contains the following window.
CAAAAGCGAAGTACCACCAAAAAAATGTGCAAACTGAGAGTTTATTCCCATTAATCCTGCAAAAGCAGGTAATATAGCGACTATTGCCAGAAAGAACGAACCCGGCAAAGTTATTCTAGACATAATTGTGTCAATATACTCAGCCGTTCTCTTTCCAGGTTTCACACCAGGAATAAATCCGTTGTTACGTTTCAAATCTTCAGCCATCTGCACCGGGTTTACAGTAATTGCAGTGTAAAAATAGGTAAAGGCGATTATAAGTAATGCAAAGACCAGATTATACCAGAAGCTGGTATAACTCATCAGTGACGCCCAGAAACCCCCTCCCTCTTTTGCTGAAAACTGTGCAATAGTGATGGGGATAAACATAATTGCCTGTGCAAAGATTATCGGCATCACGTTAGCAGCGTTAACTTTCAGCGGGATATACTGTCTTACACCACCATACTGTCTGTTTCCAACAATACGTTTTGCATATTGTACAGGTACCTTTCTCACACCCTGAACAAGCATAATTGCAGCAGCTGTAACAGCTACCAGGAACAACAACTCTATCAACAAAAGAATAAGCCCTCCAGGAGCATCGATCAATCGGTCGTACTCTGCAACCAGTGAGCGTGGCAAACGGGCAATGATACCTATAAGTATAATAAACGAAATACCGTTACCAATTCCTTTATCTGTGATTCGCTCTCCAAGCCACAACACAAACATACTTCCACCTGCAAGAATGATTGTTGATGGCAATATCCAATCCCAAAAACCTCCAGGAATAGCTCTACCTACGGCTCCGTAGAGATAGGCAGGCCCTTGTATCAGTAGAATTGCCACTGTAAGATAGCGGGTATACTGATTAATTTTTGTCCTGCCGCTTTCACCCTCATGCTGCATCTTCTGAAAAGCGGGAACGGCGATTCCCAACAACTGCATAACGATGGAAGCCGATATGTAAGGCATAATACCTAGTGCGAAAATTGATGCGTTGGCAAATGCTCCTCCCGAAAACATATCGAGAAGGCTAAGAAGGCCTGTACTGGCATTTGACTGCAACGCTACAAGCTGTTCCGGATTTATCCCCGGCAAAACAACAAATGATCCGAACCGGTAAATTGCAACAAAACCTACGGTGATAATAAGTCTTTTTCTAAGATCTTCTATCTTCCATATATTTTTTAATGTCTGTACAAATCCCATTTCTTCAGATTTTTACGGCTGTTCCACCTGCAGCGATTATAGCTTCTTCAGCTGTCTTGGAAAAAGCGTGAGCTTCAACCTCAAGTTTGGCTGTTAATGTGCCTCTGCCAAGAATTTTCACCAAGTGTTTACGGGCAATAAGGCCTGCATCCATCAGCACTTCAGGATTAATTTTAGTATACCCCTGTGATTCTACCAGTTCCTGCAATGTCTCCAAATTAATGGCTTTATATTCAACTCTTTTCAGTGGCTTAAATCCGAATTTGGGGACACGACGCTGCAAAGGCATCTGTCCTCCTTCAAAACCGACCTTCTTTGAATAGCCTGATCTTGATTTCTGTCCCTTATGTCCTCTTGTGGAAGTGCCTCCTTTTCCCGATCCGGGTCCTCGCCCGATTCTTTTCCGGGTTTTGGTTGAACCTTCAGCCGGTTTTAAATTCGATAAATCCATATTTGTATCTTTTTTTATCGTTTATTATTCTTTTTAATCCACAACCGTTACCAGATGGTTCACTTTGCGAATAAGGCCTCTCACTGAAGGCGTATCCTTGTGTTCCACCACACGGTTCATTTTTGTAAGTCCAAGAGCGTCCAACGTCTTTTTCTGATCTTTAGGAGCTCCGATTCTACTTTTTGTCTGTTTAATTTTTATTGTAGCCATGTCAGATTTCATCCTTTTTATCCGTTAAACACTTTTTCTATACTTACACCTCTGTTTTGCGCTACCGTAAAGGGGTCTCTCAGTTCAGTCAAAGCCTCGATAGTTGCTTTTACAAGGTTATGCGGGTTGGAAGATCCTTTCGATTTAGCCAGCACGTCGGTAATCCCCACGCTCTCAAGCACGGCACGCATAGCACCTCCTGCCTTTACACCTGTTCCGGTAAAAGCTGGTTTAAGAAACACCTCGGCTCCGCCGTAACGGGCAACCTGCTCGTGCGGAATGGTCCCCTTGTAAACGGGAACCTTGATTAGATTCTTCTTAGCGGCTTCCACACCTTTGGCAATGGCGGTTGTAACTTCACCTGCTTTTCCTAAGCCCCATCCAATGATACCATCTTCGTTTCCAACAACAACCATTGCAGCGAATGTGAAAGTACGGCCTCCCTTGGTAACTTTGGTTGTACGATTAATAGCCACTAAACGGTCTTTTAATTCGATATCGTTTGTTGATTTTACCTTGTTATTTTTTACTGCCATAATCGTTAAAATTTAAGCCCTCCTTTACGGGCGGCATCAGCCAGTTCTTTAATACGTCCATGATACAAGTAACCGTTTCTGTCGAACGTTACCTTTTCTACTCCTGCTTCTTTGGCATTTTCTGCGATAAGCTGTCCCACCTTAGCGGCAATCTCTTTTTTAGGAAGTTTATCTTCCAGTTTCAGAGATGATGCAGATGCCAGCGTGGTACCGCTATTATCATCAATTACCTGGGCATATATCTGTTTATTGCTCCTGAATACGGAAAGACGGGGGCACTCGGCAGTGCCGTGAACTTTACCGCGTACACGAGTTTTGATTTTTAATCTTCTTTCGTTCTTTGTTAACATTGCGATTTCAGTTTACGTAGATTATTTACCTGCTGTTTTACCCGACTTGCGACGTACCTGTTCACCTACGAAGCGAATACCTTTACCTTTGTAAGGCTCCGGCTTGCGGAACGAACGGATTTTAGCACATACCTGTCCGAGTAGTTGTTTATCACAAGATTCCAGAATAATAAGAGGATTCTTGTTTCTCTCCATTTTGGTCTCCACCTTTATCTCTTTGGGTAATTCCATAAAAATACTGTGTGTATAACCAAGAGATAATTCCAGAATTTGCCCGTTGTTGGTCACACGATAACCAACACCAACAAGTTCCATTTCTTTACGGAAACCTTCTGAAACGCCAATAACCATATTGTGCAGCAATGAACGATAAAGCCCGTGCAGAGAGCGGCTCTCTTTATCATCATCGGAGCGTTCAATGGAAAGCACACCATCGCTAACCTCCACCTTCATATCAAGGCCAATCTGCTGATTTAGCTCCCCTTTAGGGCCTTTCATTGTGATCACATTATCTTCTCCTACTGTCACTGCAACACCTGCAGGCAGCGTAATGGGTAATTTTCCTATTCTTGACATATTTTTCTCTCCTTCAGATTAATAAACGAAACACAATACTTCTCCGCCAACTTTATGTTCACGGGCTTCTTTATCTGTCATTACTCCATTTGAAGTAGATAATATGGCAATACCCAGGCCATTGAGTACGCGCGGCATATCTTTGTAACCTACATACTGGCGTAAACCGGGCGTTGATACACGCTTCAATTTCTTAATCGCGTTTACTTTGTTTACAGGATCGTACTTCAGGGCAATCATTATTGTGCCCTGGGGACCATCCTCTACAAACTTATAATTAAGTATGTAGCCTTTTTCAAAAAGAATCTTAGTGATGTCTTTTTTTAGATTCGATGCGGGTATCTCCACCACACGATGCTTCGCCTGGATGGCATTTCGTAGCCGCGTCAAATAATCTGCTATTGGATCTGTCATATACTAAAAATTTAAATTGATCCCGACCGCCGGGACAATATTTAATAAAACGTCATTTCTTTAAAGTCGCCGGTAATTGATCAAACCTTTTCCCAGTTTTTTCACTTTTCGGTTTATCCATCTATTACCAGCTAGCCTTCTTCACACCGGGAATCAGGCCTTTAGATGCCATTTCCCGGAACTGGATACGAGAGATGCCGAACTGGCGCATATATCCTTTGGGGCGTCCGGTAATTTTACAACGGTTGTGCAATCGTACCGGGGAAGCGTTCTTGGGAATGGATTGAAGTGCTTCGTAATCACCCTCTGCCAGATACTTTGCTCTTTTCTCGGCATAACGGGCAACCATCCTGGCTCTCTTCACCTCTCGGGCTTTCATTGATTCTTTTGCCATTATATATTAATTTTTTTTGTTCATTAAAATTATTCATTGAACTATATTCTACTATTTCTCTCTGCAACATAATGCAATAAAACTTGCTTGTGACTGCATTTATTAAAGAAATAGTTTGCCAGCCAGCAGCATAACTCAAACGTAGCCTGACTTATGCCAACACAGCTTAATGCGAATGTTCTGTCTTAAACGGTAAACCGAACTCTCTAAGAAGAGCATAACCTTCCTCGTCGGTAGGAGCAGTAGTAACGAAAGTAATATTCATTCCCAGCAAACGTGTTATTGTATCAATGTTGATCTCCGGGAAAATAATCTGTTCCTCAATACCCAACGTGTAGTTGCCTCTTCCATCAAGCTTGGCCCCTATACCCTTGAAGTCACGTATACGAGGCAGAGCCACACGTACTAATCTTTCAAGGAATTCATACATTTTATCATGACGAAGTGTAACTCTCACGCCTACAGGCATTTTTTTACGCAATTTAAAATTTGATATATCTTTGCGTGAAACGGTTGCCACTGCTCTTTGTCCAGTGATAGCAGTAAGTTCGTTGATCGCTGTCTCGATGATTTTTTTGTCTGCCACAGCAATGCCCAAACCCTGATTAATTACTATCTTCTCGAGTCTGGGTGCCTGCATTACCGATTTGTAATTGAATTCTTTCATCAAAGCAGGAACAATACGCTCTTTATAATCCTTCTTTAAACTAACTTGGTATGTTGTAGTACTCATTAAATTTCCTCCCCAGATTTTTTAGCGTAACGTACTAATTTGCCTTTACTGTTTTCCTTACGCCCAATGCGAGTGGGTTTACCTGTTTTAGGATCAACCGGGTTTAAATTGGAGATGTGAACTGAAGCCTCTTTCTTTTCAATACCTCCATTTGGATTTTGAGCATTGGGTTTTGTATGTTTTGACACTATGTTTACGCCTTCCACTACTGCACGGTTCTTTTTAACTAGAACCGTTAGTACACGTCCGGTTTTACCTTTATCTTCACCGGAATTCACGTAAACAATGTCGCCTTTCTTTATGTGTAATTTACTCATTGCCTGTGATTGCTTAATAGATTATAATACTTCTGGTGCTAATGAAACAATCTTCATGTTCGTGGTACGCAGTTCACGGGCAACGGGACCGAAGATACGACTTCCTCTCAATTCACCGGCATTGTTCAGCAGAACGCAGGCATTGTCGTCGAAGCGTATATACGAACCGTCTGCACGGCGAATCTCTTTTTTCGTACGAACGATGATCGCTTTTGATATGGCACCTTTCTTAATATCACTCGAAGGGATTGTGCTCTTGATAGAAACAACTATGACATCCCCAACCGACGCGTAACGTCTTCTAGTTCCACCAAGCACGCGAATGCAGAGTGCTTCCTTGGCGCCGCTGTTGTCGGTAACCGTTAATCTTGATTCTTGTTGTATCATCTTACTTAGCCCTCTCAATTACTTCAACCACTCTCCATCTCTTTTTTTTGCTCAAAGGACGAGTCTCCATAATACGGACTGTATCACCAATGTTACAGTCGTTCTTTTCATCATGGGCGTGAAATTTTCTCGTTTTATTAACGAACTTCCCATATATAGGGTGTTTCTCTTTCCATTTTACAGCAACAGTGACAGTTTTATCCATTTTATTGCTGAAAACGACCCCGATTCTTTCTTTTCTTAAATTTCTCGTTTCCATTTCTCTGTTATTGTTCTTTTTTCAACTCTCTTGCACGAAGTTCTGTATTTATACGTGCAATATCCCTGCGTTTCTCTTTCAATAAGCCAGAATTGTCAAGTGGAGTTATGCTGTGATTGATACGCATCCTTGTAAGTGCTATCATTTCGGCATCTAATCTCTCTTTCAGATCTTTCCCGGACAGTTCTATTAATTCTTCTTGTTTTCTCATCTCGATTTACGATTTTTTCTCATTATCATAATCTCTTCGAACCACAAATTTAGTGGTAACCGGCAATTTCTGAGCTGCTAAGCGCAAAGCCTCTTTTGCAACTTCATAAGGTACTCCTTCAACCTCAAAAATAATTCTGCCGGGAGTAACGGGAGCAACGAATCCTTCGGGATTACCTTTACCTTTACCCATACGTACCTCTGCAGGCTTTTTTGTGATAGGCTTATCTGGGAAAATACGAACCCAAACCTGTCCCTGACGTTGCATGTAGCGCGTTACAGCGATACGGGCAGCTTCTATCTGGCTTCCGGTAATCCATTTGGATTGCAATGATTTTATGCCAAAAGAGCCAAACGCCAGTTGATTGCCGCGGCCGGCATAGCCTTTCATGCGGCCTTTCTGCTGTCTTCTGAATCTTGTTTTCTTAGGTTGTAACATATTTTCTTCAATTAAGCATTGTTTTTATTTCTTCTGCGTCTGCCCCCTCTTCCACCTTCAGGCCTGTTTCCGCCACGGCCTCCGCCACTGTGAGAACGGCTGTCCTTTGAAGTTGCAAACGAAGGTGAAAGATCTTTTTTGCCATAGATCGCACCACGGCAAATCCATACTTTGATACCTATCAGACCTACTTTTGTCAGCGCTTCACCTTGCGCGTAATCAATGTCGGCACGGAAAGTATGAAGTGGGGTCCTACCCTCCTTATACATCTCCGAACGAGCCATCTCAGCTCCGTTCAAACGACCTGACACCTGAATTTTGATTCCCTCGGCCCCCATTCTCATGGTAGAAGCAATAGCCATCTTCACGGCGCGGCGATATGCTATTTTACCTTCAATCTGGCGTGCAACGTTATTTGCTACAATAACTGCATCGAGTTCCGGTTTTTTTATCTCAAAAATATTTATCTGTATATCTTTGTCGGTGATCTTCATCAACTCTTCTTTCAACTTGTCAACTTCCTGGCCCCCTTTACCAATAATAATCCCGGGGCGAGCTGTACAAATTGTGATAGTCACCAGTTTCAATGTTCGCTCAATAACGATTCGAGATACACTTGCTTTGGCAAGACGGGCATTCAAATAGGTGCGGATCTTATTGTCTTCCAGCAAAATGTCACCATAATTATTTCCGCCGTACCAGTTAGAGTCCCATCCCTTGATGATTCCTAAACGATTTGCTATCGGATTTACTTTTTGTCCCATCTTGTTATCCTTGTTCTTGTTCTTCTTTATTCATTGTATCTACCACAATCGTCACATGATTTGAACGTTTGCGGATTCTGTATCCCCGGCCTTGCGGAGCTGGACGAAGCCTTTTAAGTGTAGTTCCTTCGTCAACAGTTATTGTTTTTATATAGAGTTCGCCTGTTTCGGCTTTACGTTCGTTTTTCTGTTCCCAGTTAGCAATAGCTGAAAGCAGCAGTTTTTCAATTTTACCGGATGCTTCTTTGTTGGAGAACTTTAAAACGCCCAACGCTCTGAACACCTCCATACCTCGAACCATGTCAGCGACATATCGCATTTTACGCGGCGAGCTGGGGACATTCCTCAATATAGCGAAAGAGACATCCTTTCGCTCTTCCTTTCTTTGTTCGGCTGATATTCTTTTTCTAGCACTCATGTCTTTTTCTGTTTTACTTTATTCGTTAAGCGCCCTGATCTTATTTCTTTCTGTTGCCAGCGTGTCCGCGGAACGTACGGGTAACAGCGAATTCGCCCAGTTTATGCCCAACCATGTTCTCTGTGATATAAACGGGGATGAATTTGTTCCCGTTGTGCACAGCGATGGTGTGTCCAACAAAATCAGGAGATATCATAGAGGCTCGTGCCCATGTTTTGATCACGGATTTTTTGCCGCTCTCGTTCATGGTAATTACCTTCTCTTCTAATTTGAGATTGATATATGGACCTTTTTTTAATGACCTGCTCATAATTTTTAATAATTAATCAGATTACTTCTTTTTTCTTCTCTCTACAATGTATTTAGAAGAATGTTTTTTCGGGGCTCTTGTCTTCAAGCCCTTTGAATATAAGCCTTTGGCTGATCTTGGATGGCCTCCTGAAGCACGTCCCTCACCCCCACCCATTGGGTGATCAACAGGGTTCTTGCTAACCCCGCGAGTGCGCGGACGACGTCCTAACCATCTTGAACGGCCGGCCTTCCCTGATTGTTCCAGAGCATGGTCCGAATTACCAACACTTCCAACAGTAGCTTTACATGCCGACAGAATTTTGCGAACTTCTCCGGAAGGCATTTTTATAATTGCATATTTCTCTTCACGAGATACCAATTGTGCGAATGTTCCGGCTGATCGTGCCATCTTGGCTCCCTGACCCGGGCGTAATTCAATATTATGAATTACAGTTCCTATAGGAATTACAGACAGTGGGAGCGCGTTTCCAACTTCAGGGGCAGCACCTGGCCCCGACATCACTGTGGTTCCAACTTTTAAGCCGTTAGGAGCTAAAATATAGGCCTTTTCGCCATCTGCATAATATAATAGTGCTATGCGAGCTGAGCGGTTAGGATCATATTCTATACTTTTAACAACGGCCGGGATACCATCTTTTGTTCTCTTGAAATCGATAATTCTGAACCGCCTCTTATGTCCGCCTCCTACATTCTTAACAGTCATCTTACCCTGACTGTTGCGGCCTCCTGACGTTTTCTTACCAAGTACAAGAGATTTCTCCGGTACACTTGCAGTGACATTTTCAAATGAACCGATAATCTTGTGTCTTTGCCCCGGTGTAGTGGGCTTTAATTTACGTATTGCCATCTCTTTTAAATATTGCTAAATAAATCGATTGATTCACCTTTTCTCAAGGTTACGATTGCTTTTTTATACGATGGCGTAAGTCCTGTAACCACACCCGATTTTGTATATCGGCTTTTCAGCTTACCATCATATTTCATTGTATTTACATGCTCTACATGTACGTTGTAAAGTTCTTCAACTGCATTTTTGATATCAACTTTATTGGCAGAAGGCTCAACGATAAAACCGTAACGGTTTTCAAACTTTTCCGTTATTGCGGTTTGCTTTTCTGTGAATATGGGTTTTACAATTACACTCATCTTCTCTCTCTCCTTATGCTTTTAATAAGTTATCAATCACAGCAACCGACGACTCGGTTATTACGAGATTTGCACAGTCCATAATTTTATATGTATTTATATCAGAAGCTGTTACAACATTGACTCTGCTTAAATTTCGAGCCGACAAATATACGTTTTTATTCTGACCCGGCAAAACTAAAAGTAGCTTTTTATCAGAGAGTTGCAGATTCTTCGTAATCTCTACAATCTGTTTTGTTTTTGGTGAATCAAAAACAAAATCCTCTACTACAATAATAGCATTATTTTTTGCTTTCAGTGAAAGTGCCGACTTACGAGCCAACTCTTTCACCTTTTTGTTCACCTTGAATCCGTAATACCTTGGTTTAGGGCCAAAAACTCGCCCGCCACCGACCAAAACAGGAGATTTAATATCTCCTCGGCGTGCACCGCCACTCCCCTTCTGACGAATGAGCTTGCGTGTACTTCCGGTAATTTCGCTTCTCTCTTTTGACTTATGCGTACCCTGACGCCTGTTGGCCAGATACTGTTTTACATCTAACCAGATAACATGATTGTTAGGTTCAATCCCGAAAATGGAATCGTCGAGCGTCACCTTTTTGTCTGTTACCTCTCCTTTTATATTATAAACACTTAATTCCATCTTATTTTTCGATTGCTACAATTGAACCTTTACTTCCCGGAACAGAACCTTTTAGCAATAAAAGATTGTGCTCGGGTATTACCTTAATCACCTGCAGGTTTTGAACGGTTATACGTTTGTTACCCATCTGGCCGCCCATGCGAGTTCCCTTAAATACTTTTGCTGGATAGGAACATGCGCCGATAGATCCAGGAGCACGCAGCCTGTTGTGTTGACCGTGTGTGGACTGACCAACACCGCCAAAGCCGTGGCGTTTAACAACACCCTGAAAACCTTTTCCTTTCGATTTTCCGATCACATCAACGTAAATGGTCCCGTTAAAAATATCAACACCTATTTCGGAACCTTCTTTATATTCGTTCCCAAAACCTTTGAACTCGGCCAAGTGTCTCTTGGGTGTTACTCCGGCTTTTTTAAAGTGACCTTTTTCAGGGTTCGTGGTATGTTTTTCCTTTTTGTCTTCAAACCCGAGCTGAATTGCGTCATAACCGTCATTTTCAACGGTCTTCACCTGAGTAACTACGCAAGGACCTGCTTCGATAACAGTGCATGGAATATTTTTTCCATCAGCACTGAAAACGGATGTCATTCCGATTTTTTTTCCTAATAATCCTGGCATTTCTCTGTTGTTTTATAATTATACTTTAATCTCCACTTCTACACCGCTGGGCAATTCAAGCTTCATCAATGCATCCACTGTCTTTGCCGTAGAGCTGTAAATATCAATTAGGCGTTTGAATGAAGCGAGCTCGAACTGTTCACGCGATTTTTTGTTCACAAACGTTGAACGGTTCACGGTGAAAATGCGTTTGTGTGTAGGCAACGGAATAGGGCCACTGACTACTGCACCCGTAGCTTTTACGGTCTTTACGATTTTCTCGGCTGATTTATCAACCAGGCTGTAATCGTATGATTTCAGTTTAATTCTGATTTTTTGGCTCATATACTATAAATTATTTAATCAAATCTACACGGCCTTTTACTTCCGTTAATACTTGTTTTGCTATGGAAGAAGAAACCTCTTCAAAGTGCGAAAAAGCCATTGTTGAGGTTGCTCGTCCCGATGTAATTGTGCGCAAAGCAGTTACATATCCGAACATCTCTGAAAGCGGTGTCTTTGCTTTTACCACACGTGCTCCGGAACGGTTCGATTCCATTCCCTCTACCTGGCCGCGACGTTTGTTCAAGTCGGAGATAACATCTCCCATACTCTCTTCGGGAGTAACCACTTCAACCTTCATAATTGGCTCCAGAAGTATAGGTCCGGCTTTTTCAGATGCATTCTTGAAAGCTTGCATGGCACAAATCTCAAACGAAAGCTGATCAGAGTCTACCGGGTGGTACGAACCATCAATTACTGTCACTTTCAACTTATTCAGCGCATAGCCTGCAAGAATGCCATTTTTCATTGCACGCTGGAACCCTTTCTGAATGGAAGGTATGTACTCTTTAGGTATATTACCACCCTTCACTTCATCAATAAATTGCAGTTCGCCTTCAAAATCGCTGTCGGCAGGCTCCACGCGTACTATCATATCGGCATACTTACCACGACCTCCTGTCTGCTTCTTATATGTTTCACGCAATTCAACAGGCTTGGAGATAGCCTCCTTATAAGAAACCTGCGGCCTACCCTGATTGGCCTCAACCTTGAACTCACGTTTCAACCTTTCGATAATGATCTCAAGGTGAAGTTCACCCATCCCGGAAATAACTGTCTGCCCGGTCTCTTCATCCGTTTTAACGGTGAAAGTGGGATCTTCTTCTGCCAGTTTGGCCAATCCGTTAGAAAGTTTATCAAGATCTTTCTGCGTTTTTGGCTCAACAGCAATTCCAATAACCGGATCTGGGAAATCTATTGCCTCAAGAATAATGGGCTTGTTTTCATCACATAAAGTGTCCCCGGTACGAATATCCTTAAAACCTACTCCGGCACCGATATCTCCTGTTCCGATAAAATCTTTCGGGTTCTGTTTATTTGAATGCATCTGGAAGAGGCGCGAGATACGCTCTTTCTTCCCTGAACGTGCGTTGTAAACATATGATCCTGCATCAAGTTCGCCCGAGTAAACACGGAAGAAACAGAGACGCCCAACATACGGGTCTGTTGCAATCTTGAATGCCAGGGCACACATTGGCTCGCTGGGATCGGGATGACGGACAAGAACCTTGGTGGAGTCGCCAGGATCGGTACCTGTTATTGCATCAGTATCAAGAGGACTTGGCAGATAGGCGCAAACAGCATCCAGTAAAGTCTGCACACCTTTGTTCTTGAAAGATGATCCGCAAATCATAGGATTAATCTCCATAGACAATGTG
Protein-coding sequences here:
- the secY gene encoding preprotein translocase subunit SecY; the encoded protein is MGFVQTLKNIWKIEDLRKRLIITVGFVAIYRFGSFVVLPGINPEQLVALQSNASTGLLSLLDMFSGGAFANASIFALGIMPYISASIVMQLLGIAVPAFQKMQHEGESGRTKINQYTRYLTVAILLIQGPAYLYGAVGRAIPGGFWDWILPSTIILAGGSMFVLWLGERITDKGIGNGISFIILIGIIARLPRSLVAEYDRLIDAPGGLILLLIELLFLVAVTAAAIMLVQGVRKVPVQYAKRIVGNRQYGGVRQYIPLKVNAANVMPIIFAQAIMFIPITIAQFSAKEGGGFWASLMSYTSFWYNLVFALLIIAFTYFYTAITVNPVQMAEDLKRNNGFIPGVKPGKRTAEYIDTIMSRITLPGSFFLAIVAILPAFAGLMGINSQFAHFFGGTSLLILVGVVLDTLQQIESHLLMRHYDGFLKSGAKIKGRTGSIAAY
- the rplO gene encoding 50S ribosomal protein L15; its protein translation is MDLSNLKPAEGSTKTRKRIGRGPGSGKGGTSTRGHKGQKSRSGYSKKVGFEGGQMPLQRRVPKFGFKPLKRVEYKAINLETLQELVESQGYTKINPEVLMDAGLIARKHLVKILGRGTLTAKLEVEAHAFSKTAEEAIIAAGGTAVKI
- the rpmD gene encoding 50S ribosomal protein L30, translated to MATIKIKQTKSRIGAPKDQKKTLDALGLTKMNRVVEHKDTPSVRGLIRKVNHLVTVVD
- the rpsE gene encoding 30S ribosomal protein S5; protein product: MAVKNNKVKSTNDIELKDRLVAINRTTKVTKGGRTFTFAAMVVVGNEDGIIGWGLGKAGEVTTAIAKGVEAAKKNLIKVPVYKGTIPHEQVARYGGAEVFLKPAFTGTGVKAGGAMRAVLESVGITDVLAKSKGSSNPHNLVKATIEALTELRDPFTVAQNRGVSIEKVFNG
- the rplR gene encoding 50S ribosomal protein L18, with protein sequence MLTKNERRLKIKTRVRGKVHGTAECPRLSVFRSNKQIYAQVIDDNSGTTLASASSLKLEDKLPKKEIAAKVGQLIAENAKEAGVEKVTFDRNGYLYHGRIKELADAARKGGLKF
- the rplF gene encoding 50S ribosomal protein L6; its protein translation is MSRIGKLPITLPAGVAVTVGEDNVITMKGPKGELNQQIGLDMKVEVSDGVLSIERSDDDKESRSLHGLYRSLLHNMVIGVSEGFRKEMELVGVGYRVTNNGQILELSLGYTHSIFMELPKEIKVETKMERNKNPLIILESCDKQLLGQVCAKIRSFRKPEPYKGKGIRFVGEQVRRKSGKTAGK
- the rpsH gene encoding 30S ribosomal protein S8; translated protein: MTDPIADYLTRLRNAIQAKHRVVEIPASNLKKDITKILFEKGYILNYKFVEDGPQGTIMIALKYDPVNKVNAIKKLKRVSTPGLRQYVGYKDMPRVLNGLGIAILSTSNGVMTDKEAREHKVGGEVLCFVY
- the rpsN gene encoding 30S ribosomal protein S14 — protein: MAKESMKAREVKRARMVARYAEKRAKYLAEGDYEALQSIPKNASPVRLHNRCKITGRPKGYMRQFGISRIQFREMASKGLIPGVKKASW
- the rplE gene encoding 50S ribosomal protein L5, which translates into the protein MSTTTYQVSLKKDYKERIVPALMKEFNYKSVMQAPRLEKIVINQGLGIAVADKKIIETAINELTAITGQRAVATVSRKDISNFKLRKKMPVGVRVTLRHDKMYEFLERLVRVALPRIRDFKGIGAKLDGRGNYTLGIEEQIIFPEINIDTITRLLGMNITFVTTAPTDEEGYALLREFGLPFKTEHSH
- the rplX gene encoding 50S ribosomal protein L24 produces the protein MSKLHIKKGDIVYVNSGEDKGKTGRVLTVLVKKNRAVVEGVNIVSKHTKPNAQNPNGGIEKKEASVHISNLNPVDPKTGKPTRIGRKENSKGKLVRYAKKSGEEI
- the rplN gene encoding 50S ribosomal protein L14, yielding MIQQESRLTVTDNSGAKEALCIRVLGGTRRRYASVGDVIVVSIKSTIPSSDIKKGAISKAIIVRTKKEIRRADGSYIRFDDNACVLLNNAGELRGSRIFGPVARELRTTNMKIVSLAPEVL
- the rpsQ gene encoding 30S ribosomal protein S17 produces the protein METRNLRKERIGVVFSNKMDKTVTVAVKWKEKHPIYGKFVNKTRKFHAHDEKNDCNIGDTVRIMETRPLSKKKRWRVVEVIERAK
- the rpmC gene encoding 50S ribosomal protein L29 → MRKQEELIELSGKDLKERLDAEMIALTRMRINHSITPLDNSGLLKEKRRDIARINTELRARELKKEQ
- the rplP gene encoding 50S ribosomal protein L16; the protein is MLQPKKTRFRRQQKGRMKGYAGRGNQLAFGSFGIKSLQSKWITGSQIEAARIAVTRYMQRQGQVWVRIFPDKPITKKPAEVRMGKGKGNPEGFVAPVTPGRIIFEVEGVPYEVAKEALRLAAQKLPVTTKFVVRRDYDNEKKS
- the rpsC gene encoding 30S ribosomal protein S3 → MGQKVNPIANRLGIIKGWDSNWYGGNNYGDILLEDNKIRTYLNARLAKASVSRIVIERTLKLVTITICTARPGIIIGKGGQEVDKLKEELMKITDKDIQINIFEIKKPELDAVIVANNVARQIEGKIAYRRAVKMAIASTMRMGAEGIKIQVSGRLNGAEMARSEMYKEGRTPLHTFRADIDYAQGEALTKVGLIGIKVWICRGAIYGKKDLSPSFATSKDSRSHSGGGRGGNRPEGGRGGRRRRNKNNA
- the rplV gene encoding 50S ribosomal protein L22; translated protein: MSARKRISAEQRKEERKDVSFAILRNVPSSPRKMRYVADMVRGMEVFRALGVLKFSNKEASGKIEKLLLSAIANWEQKNERKAETGELYIKTITVDEGTTLKRLRPAPQGRGYRIRKRSNHVTIVVDTMNKEEQEQG
- the rpsS gene encoding 30S ribosomal protein S19; this encodes MSRSLKKGPYINLKLEEKVITMNESGKKSVIKTWARASMISPDFVGHTIAVHNGNKFIPVYITENMVGHKLGEFAVTRTFRGHAGNRKK